The nucleotide sequence AAAATCCCTAAAATTGTCTTGGAAATAGCAATGCTTATGTACCGTTATATTTTCGTATTTTTAGATGAAGCCATAAACATGTATCATTCACAGGAAACTCGTTTAGGATATTCTTCAATTAAAAAATCTTTAAAATCAATGGGTATGCTCGGTAGCAATCTTTTTATAAGAACATGGCTTAAGGGAGAACAATCATATATTGCAATGGAATCAAGGTGCTATAACGGATCTATTAACTCATTTAAAGCCTATGACAGGATTAGCGTTAAAAATATAATGGTATTACTGTTCTTTGAATCATTTCTTTTGTTAGGTACCTATTTAACATGGGGTTTAAACATTATATAATACTTACTCTAATTATCTCAATTTAAATGTTCAATAAATCTTTAGAATTAGTTTAAATTGAATTTTAAGGTAAATTCGGATAAATTAAACAGCGATGTTTAATTAATTTAAAATAAAGTTCAAAAATAAATTAAATATTATTTGATATCCACTAATCTGAAAACTATTAAATAGAAGCAAAAAATAAAGTTTATCAATTATTAATTTATCAATTCAGGTGAATCAATGAATATTATAGAAACCAACAAAATCACTTATCGCTATCCTGACGGCACTGAAGCCTTAAAAAATGTTAATTTTAAAGCAGAAGAAGGTAAAATTATCGCTCTTCTTGGACCTAACGGTGCCGGAAAATCCACCTTATTTCTGCATTTTAACGGTATTTTGAGACCTTCTTCAGGTAATATACTGGTTGATAAAGAAGAAATAAAATATGATAAAAAGGATCTGATGAGAGTAAGGCAGAATGTAGGAATAGTGTTCCAGAATCCTGATGATCAGCTCTTTGCTCCAACAGTAGTTGAAGATGTGGCTTTTGGACCTATGAACCTCGGTTTATCTAAAGAAGAGGTAAAAAAAAGAGTTGATGATGCTCTTAAGCGAGTAGGAATGGAAAAAAATAAAAAGAAAGCACCTCATCACCTAAGTGGGGGTGAAAAGAAAAAGGTGGCTATTGCTGGAATATTGGCCATGAAACCAAAGATAATGGTGCTTGATGAACCTACATCTGGTCTTGATCCCAAAGGAGCATCTCAAATTCTCAAGTTACTGTATGATTTAAATAAAGAGGGTATGACTATAATTGTATCAACTCATGACGTAGATTCAGTACCACTTTATGCTTATCAAGTTTACATAATAAGTGAAGGAAAAATTATAAAAAAGGGAAGTCCTAAGGAAGTGTTTGAAGACATTAAAACAATAAGAGATGCTAATTTAAGACTTCCAAGAATTGCCCACCTAATGGAAATACTGCAAAAAGAAGATGAACTGCCCTTTGATAAACCTTATCCTCTCACTATAGGTGAAGCAAGAAGAAAGTTAAAGGATCATTTTAATGAGTAAAAATTTAGTTGTACTGGTGATAAAATGAAAATAGGAATCTGTGATACCACATTTGCAAGAGTAGACATGGGTGCACATGCAATAGATGAGATCAAAAAGCATGTTGGAAATATTACATTCATAAGACGCACAGTTCCAGGAATCAAAGATTTACCTGTAGCATCAAAGAAATTAATTGAAGAAGAAGGATGCGAAATGGTAATGGCACTGGGGATGCCTGGGGGCGAAGAAAAAGATAAAGTTTGCGCCCATGAAGCCTCAACAGGCCTTATACAAGCCCAGCTTATGACAAATACACATATTCTAGAGGTATTTGTGCATGAAGATGAAGGTGAAAGCCCAAAAGACCTCAGACAGCTTGCAGAAAACCGTGCAAGAGAACATGCCCAGAACCTTGTTAAAATGCTTTTTAAGCCTAAAGAGATGGAAAAAGAAGCTGGAATGGGTATGAGAGAAGGACGTCCCGATGTTGGACCTGTCTGAATTCTAATTTTTAAATTAAAATAAAATTCTATTTTTTCATTATCAATTCAAATTATAAATAATAAAAAATACAAATTAATATTATCCTATAAAAAGAGATGATAATATGAAAGAAGATGTATTTTACGGTAAAGGAATGAAACATGTAAAAGAAGACTATCCTGACATATATAAGGCAGTTGTAGAGTTAAATGAAGCAGCTTATACTGGAAAGGTCCTTGACTACAAGACACAAAAATTAATTGCCCTTGGAATTAGTGCAGCAGCATCTGATGATAGGGCTATGAAAAAGCAGATGCAGAGTGCTATAAATGAATTTGGAATAACTAAGGATGAAATAGTAGACGTTTTAAGGGTAGTTCTATTAACATCTGGAAATCCCCCATTTACCAAAGCCATGCGAATACTATACAGTATATAGCTAAAGAATATCCAATTCAACTTTACCAATTATTTATTTCAATGACTATAATTGAATGAAAAAAGAATCAACTTCTTGAATTATTAAAAGGAGGAGACCTGCATTCTGATGGTCCTGCTGACGAAGTTGCAGAGGATGTTATCCAGAATACTGAACTTTTTGACCTATTATTCTATGGACTTAACGAAGATGATGATCTGGTGCGTGGTAGAACATTACATGCTTTAGAGAACGTATCACGAGTACATCCAGAACTTTTTAAATGATATACTGACAGATTAATAGATTTGCTAAAAATGATTCTCTTCCATTTGTTTTCTGGCATCTGGCAATGTTATTTGTTAATTTAGACCTTTCAAGAAATGAAGAAAAGGAAATAATTTCCACCCTATTAACCTTCTTAAAGATAAAAATACATTTGTCAAAACATGTTCCATATCCAGCTTAACTATTCTGGCTATGGAAAATCATGAGGAAAAGAAGGAAATAATTGTCAGAATAAAGTTACTTGAAATTAATAATAGTGCTGCGGTTATAAATAGAGTTTCCAATGCATTAAACGTCTGGAAAACGATGCACCATTACCAAAGCTGGTCAAAAATATAAAAATAAGTATTCCATCTAATTACTTGAAAAATTTCTTTCAACCGTTATAGCGTAACCTTTTTAAAGGAACTTAAACTAATAATGATCATCACCAAATTGGTGAAAAACTATCTTTTTTTGAGACATAGTCTCATGGATGTGGCGAAAGCTGAACAAAAAGAGGTGTTAAATTTGTATAAATATATTAGAGACGCATGGAAAAATCCAAGTGATTCCTATGTAAAGGAACTCATGCATGAAAGAGCCCCATTATGGAGAAAGGAAAGTACTATCCAGAGAATAGACAGACCTACAAGAATTGATAAAGCAAGATCCCTTGGATATAAAGCTAAAAAAGGATATATTGTCGTTAGGACAAGAGTCAGGCGTGGTGGAAGGCGAAAAACAAGATTCACCGCCGGAAGAAGACCTAAAAGAATGGGTGTTAAAAAGATAACCCCTGCAAAATCCATTAAAAGAATAGCTGAAGAAAGAGTTGCCCGGAAATATCCTAACCTGGAAGTTTTGAACTCATACTGGGTATGGGAAGACGGTAAATTCAAGTTCTTTGAAGTTATACTGGTTGACCCAAATCATCCATCAATTAAAAACGACAAGAACATTAACTGGATCTGTGAAAATCAACACAAGAATCGTGTGTTTAGAGGACTCACCAGTGAAGGTAAGAAGACCCGTGGACTTCGAGGAAAAGGTAAAGGGGCAGAAAAGGTAAGATAAGCCTTAAATCTTTTTTTATAAAAAATAAAGGTAAAATATATATGATCCATAACATCTCCTATCGTGTGTTTGTTTATGGAACAGAAAACGAAGAAAAAGTTAGAGAGGCTATTAAAACTCTCTTTCCCAATTCTTCTCCCCAAACTGATATTACAGAGGGCTATTTTAAAAATCAGGTTTTAATATTGCATGATAAAATAACCCGAAACCGTGATATTAAAGAATTTGTTAAATTATTAGATAATTTAGATTCTCAGGTTAAAAAAAGAATTCTTAACGAACTTGATAGTAAGATGGATGATAAAGGAAACTTATTCTTGAGATTTGACAAACAAAGGGCATATCTTGGAAATTTAAAGGTTATTGAACACGGCGATGCCATACATGTCAAGATAAAGATAGCTGCCTATCCAGCAAAAAAAGAGAATGCTTTGAGACTTGCAAGGGAAATTTTCGGTGAATAAAATGTACTATGATTTTCATGTTCATGAGGATTTCCAGTTAGCTTATGAATCTATGAGATTAGGATTCAACGGTATTGCTCTAATCCAGCATTCCGATAAATTCAACCCCAACTATCTTGAAAATATTAAAGGAATTAAAGATGATTTCCTCCTTTTAAGCGGTGTTGAAATCTATGCAAAAAATCCGGAAGATCTGAGAAAGAAAGTTCAAAAGTTCAGGGCAAAAGCAGACGTTCTAATAGTAAATGGTGGGAACATAAAAATAAATAGGGCTGCATGTGAAGATCCAAGGGTAGATATACTTGCAAATCCCTATAAAAATAGAAGAGATAGTGGAATAAACCATATAATTGCAAAAAAAGCTGCGGAAAATAAAGTTGCACTGGAAATTGGCCTCAATCAAATAATTAAAACCAGATCATCTGTTAGGGCCAAAATATTGAGTAATTTCAGGCAAATAATTAAACTCAAGCATAAATTTAAATTTCCATTAATAA is from Methanobacterium sp. and encodes:
- the ribC gene encoding riboflavin synthase — its product is MKIGICDTTFARVDMGAHAIDEIKKHVGNITFIRRTVPGIKDLPVASKKLIEEEGCEMVMALGMPGGEEKDKVCAHEASTGLIQAQLMTNTHILEVFVHEDEGESPKDLRQLAENRAREHAQNLVKMLFKPKEMEKEAGMGMREGRPDVGPV
- a CDS encoding CbiQ family ECF transporter T component gives rise to the protein KIPKIVLEIAMLMYRYIFVFLDEAINMYHSQETRLGYSSIKKSLKSMGMLGSNLFIRTWLKGEQSYIAMESRCYNGSINSFKAYDRISVKNIMVLLFFESFLLLGTYLTWGLNII
- a CDS encoding RNase P subunit p30 family protein, translating into MYYDFHVHEDFQLAYESMRLGFNGIALIQHSDKFNPNYLENIKGIKDDFLLLSGVEIYAKNPEDLRKKVQKFRAKADVLIVNGGNIKINRAACEDPRVDILANPYKNRRDSGINHIIAKKAAENKVALEIGLNQIIKTRSSVRAKILSNFRQIIKLKHKFKFPLITTSNAHSIYDLRTPEDIITLLSCLGMDSQEAKNSLSKYPLDIIERSKIRENIVVKGVRIVE
- a CDS encoding RNA-binding protein, which gives rise to MIHNISYRVFVYGTENEEKVREAIKTLFPNSSPQTDITEGYFKNQVLILHDKITRNRDIKEFVKLLDNLDSQVKKRILNELDSKMDDKGNLFLRFDKQRAYLGNLKVIEHGDAIHVKIKIAAYPAKKENALRLAREIFGE
- a CDS encoding ATP-binding cassette domain-containing protein, translated to MNIIETNKITYRYPDGTEALKNVNFKAEEGKIIALLGPNGAGKSTLFLHFNGILRPSSGNILVDKEEIKYDKKDLMRVRQNVGIVFQNPDDQLFAPTVVEDVAFGPMNLGLSKEEVKKRVDDALKRVGMEKNKKKAPHHLSGGEKKKVAIAGILAMKPKIMVLDEPTSGLDPKGASQILKLLYDLNKEGMTIIVSTHDVDSVPLYAYQVYIISEGKIIKKGSPKEVFEDIKTIRDANLRLPRIAHLMEILQKEDELPFDKPYPLTIGEARRKLKDHFNE
- a CDS encoding 50S ribosomal protein L15e; protein product: MYKYIRDAWKNPSDSYVKELMHERAPLWRKESTIQRIDRPTRIDKARSLGYKAKKGYIVVRTRVRRGGRRKTRFTAGRRPKRMGVKKITPAKSIKRIAEERVARKYPNLEVLNSYWVWEDGKFKFFEVILVDPNHPSIKNDKNINWICENQHKNRVFRGLTSEGKKTRGLRGKGKGAEKVR
- a CDS encoding carboxymuconolactone decarboxylase family protein; this translates as MKEDVFYGKGMKHVKEDYPDIYKAVVELNEAAYTGKVLDYKTQKLIALGISAAASDDRAMKKQMQSAINEFGITKDEIVDVLRVVLLTSGNPPFTKAMRILYSI